Proteins encoded by one window of Burkholderia plantarii:
- a CDS encoding AraC family transcriptional regulator, which yields MPAPARSTAPRDAVRYGLLGAAGIEVMQARFERHRFAVHAHDTWAVCAVLHGAKDVSARDARPAIVGAGQLYALPPGAAHAGRTVGDTACEYAMLYIPDAEWRARCAMQGVTPDLLAAPRSQPAAVARFAAFAARRLRQPAMAAGGDGEWSLFCESLLAALSPAAAGPSLPAAAPDPRLRRAADLLHALGHRNVTLDELAREASLSVAEFGRRFTAAYGLSPHRYQLALRLLAAKRLLLGGGTPPDVAAATGFADQSHLGRHFKAMFGFTPGAVARRRGAGTF from the coding sequence ATGCCCGCCCCCGCCCGTTCCACCGCGCCCCGCGACGCCGTGCGCTACGGCCTGCTCGGCGCGGCCGGCATCGAAGTGATGCAGGCGCGCTTCGAACGACATCGTTTCGCGGTACACGCCCACGACACCTGGGCCGTCTGCGCCGTGCTGCACGGCGCCAAGGACGTCTCGGCGCGCGACGCGCGGCCCGCGATCGTGGGCGCCGGCCAGCTCTACGCGCTGCCGCCCGGCGCCGCGCATGCGGGCCGCACGGTCGGCGACACGGCCTGCGAATACGCGATGCTCTACATCCCCGACGCCGAATGGCGCGCGCGCTGCGCGATGCAAGGCGTGACGCCGGACCTGCTCGCCGCGCCGCGCAGCCAGCCGGCGGCGGTGGCGCGTTTCGCGGCGTTCGCCGCGCGCCGGCTGCGGCAGCCCGCGATGGCGGCCGGCGGCGACGGCGAGTGGTCGCTGTTCTGCGAAAGCCTGCTGGCCGCGCTGAGCCCGGCCGCGGCCGGACCGTCGCTGCCGGCGGCGGCGCCCGATCCGCGCCTGCGCCGCGCCGCCGACCTGTTGCATGCGCTCGGCCACCGCAACGTGACGCTCGACGAACTCGCGCGCGAGGCGTCGCTGTCGGTGGCCGAGTTCGGCCGCCGCTTCACCGCGGCCTACGGGCTGAGCCCGCACCGCTACCAGCTCGCGCTGCGGCTGCTGGCGGCCAAGCGCCTGCTGCTCGGCGGCGGCACGCCACCCGACGTGGCGGCCGCGACCGGCTTCGCGGACCAGAGCCACCTGGGCCGCCACTTCAAGGCGATGTTCGGCTTCACGCCCGGCGCCGTCGCCCGGCGGCGCGGCGCAGGAACGTTCTAG
- a CDS encoding MFS transporter produces MTTTSGTVEHDVARPSVAVSPAQARRALLALAVGGFGIGTGEFVIMGLLPDAARDLAITIPQAGHLISIYALGVVIGAPLLAVLGARWARRSFLVGLMLVFALGNLVSAIAPGFASMALARFLTGFPHGTFFGVAALVAAGLVPRERRTQAVALVFLGLTVATLLGVPIVAAIGQWFGWRIAFAIVGAIGLLSALLVRLWVPFMPGDALASPLRELGALRSKQVVLTLGIGAIGSGGVFSVFSYVKPTMTELAHLPVALVPVVLALFGLGMVTGNLAGSRFADRALEKTIRYVLIWAVVVMGAYTFSSHSAVFGPLNVLLVGTIVALAATLQTRLMDVAGDAQTLAAALNHAAFNIANALGAWLGGITIDAGLGWSSTGWVGSLLALAGIGVHAWALADQRKRHG; encoded by the coding sequence ATGACCACCACCTCCGGCACCGTCGAGCACGACGTGGCCCGCCCTTCCGTCGCCGTCTCGCCCGCCCAGGCGCGCCGTGCCCTGCTTGCCCTCGCCGTCGGCGGCTTCGGCATCGGCACCGGCGAATTCGTGATCATGGGCCTGCTGCCCGACGCGGCGCGCGACCTCGCCATCACGATTCCGCAGGCCGGCCACCTGATCAGCATCTACGCGCTCGGCGTGGTGATCGGCGCGCCGCTGCTGGCCGTGCTCGGCGCGCGCTGGGCGCGGCGCAGCTTCCTGGTCGGGCTGATGCTGGTGTTCGCGCTCGGCAATTTGGTCAGCGCGATCGCGCCCGGCTTCGCGTCGATGGCGCTCGCGCGCTTCCTGACCGGCTTCCCGCACGGCACCTTCTTCGGCGTCGCGGCGCTGGTGGCGGCGGGCCTCGTGCCGCGCGAGCGGCGCACCCAGGCGGTGGCGCTGGTGTTCCTCGGCCTGACCGTGGCCACGCTGCTCGGCGTGCCGATCGTGGCCGCGATCGGCCAGTGGTTCGGCTGGCGCATCGCGTTCGCGATCGTCGGCGCGATCGGCCTGCTCTCGGCGCTGCTGGTGCGGCTGTGGGTGCCGTTCATGCCCGGCGACGCGCTCGCGAGCCCGCTGCGCGAACTGGGCGCGCTGCGCAGCAAGCAGGTGGTGCTCACGCTCGGCATCGGCGCGATCGGCTCGGGCGGCGTGTTCTCGGTGTTCAGCTACGTGAAGCCGACCATGACCGAACTCGCGCACCTGCCGGTCGCGCTGGTGCCGGTGGTGCTCGCGCTGTTCGGGCTCGGCATGGTGACCGGCAACCTGGCCGGCTCGCGCTTCGCCGATCGCGCGCTCGAGAAGACCATCCGCTACGTGCTGATCTGGGCCGTGGTGGTGATGGGCGCCTACACGTTCAGCTCGCATAGCGCCGTGTTCGGGCCGCTCAACGTGCTGCTGGTGGGCACCATCGTCGCGCTGGCCGCCACGCTGCAGACGCGGCTGATGGACGTGGCCGGCGACGCACAGACGCTCGCCGCCGCGCTGAACCACGCCGCGTTCAACATCGCCAACGCGCTCGGCGCGTGGCTCGGCGGCATCACGATCGACGCGGGGCTCGGCTGGTCGTCCACCGGCTGGGTCGGCAGCCT
- a CDS encoding GNAT family N-acetyltransferase — MSVDPALPAVSGSAFDPDPVPDIAAPRIVAFEPGHANAAIALILHVQNVEAGVAIPLDAQPELLDIARHFTETGGGFWVALDAAGQVVGTIGLQLKAPGVAVMKKFFVAAAWRGAGKGCASRLFAVLLARARQQRVATLLLDTPAVATRSHAFYRRHGFVEIAAHELPVRHDFPDRDSLLFRLDLPRG, encoded by the coding sequence ATGTCCGTCGATCCCGCCCTGCCCGCCGTTTCCGGCTCCGCCTTCGATCCCGATCCCGTTCCCGATATCGCCGCGCCGCGCATCGTCGCGTTCGAGCCCGGCCACGCCAACGCCGCGATCGCGCTGATCCTGCATGTCCAGAACGTCGAGGCCGGCGTCGCCATCCCGCTCGACGCGCAGCCCGAACTGCTCGACATCGCGCGTCACTTCACGGAAACGGGCGGCGGCTTCTGGGTCGCGCTCGACGCGGCCGGGCAGGTGGTCGGCACGATCGGCCTGCAGCTCAAGGCCCCCGGCGTCGCGGTGATGAAGAAATTCTTCGTCGCGGCGGCCTGGCGCGGTGCCGGCAAGGGCTGCGCGTCGCGCCTGTTCGCGGTGCTGCTCGCGCGGGCCCGGCAGCAGCGCGTGGCCACGCTGCTGCTCGACACGCCGGCCGTCGCCACGCGCTCGCATGCGTTTTACCGACGGCACGGCTTCGTCGAGATCGCCGCGCACGAGCTGCCGGTTCGCCACGACTTTCCCGACCGCGACTCGCTGCTCTTTCGGCTCGACCTGCCGCGCGGCTGA